GCCGGCGAGCATCCCCAGCGGGTGGCCGTGCTCGTCGATCGGGCCGAACGGGAACTTGCCGAAGAAGGCGAAGCCGGCGTAGCCGTGCGGCGCGAAGGGGGCCCAGTTCTCCGGGCGAACGAGGAACGCCCCGACGACGACGACGAACAGCACGACGGCGAGCTTCAGGCCGACGACGGCGGCGTTGACGCTCGCGCTTTCGCGGATTCCCTTCACCAGCACCGCGGCGACGACGATCGTGATCAGGATCGCCGGCAGGTCGGCGTAGGCGCCGGTCGCCGCCGCGCCGCCGCCCCCGTAGGCGAACGGCGCGATCGAGAGCGACTTGGGGATCGCGAGGCCGAAGATGCCGATGAACTCCTGGAAGTAGTGCGACCAGCCGTGGGCGACGGTGGCCGAGGTCACGGTGTATTCGAGGACGAGGTCCCAGCCGATGATCCAGGCGAGGAGCTCGCCGAGCGTGGCGTAGGCGTAGGTGTAGGCCGAGCCGGCGACCGGGACCATCGAGGCGAACTCGGCGTAGCAGAGGGCGGCGAAGACGCAGGCGAGGCCGGAGACGACGAAGGACAGGATCAGCGCCGGGCCGGCCTTCTGCGCGCCGACGCCGGTGAGGACGAAGATCCCGGTGCCGATGATCGCGCCGACCCCGAGGCCGCTGAGCTGCACCGGCCCGAGGATCCGCCTCAGGCGGTCCTCCCCCTTGAGTTCGGCGAGCAGGACCTCGAGCGGCTTGCGGGCGAAGAGCGGCGACGGCATCGGGGGCTCCTCCCTTTTGCCGCGATCTTATCAAAGCCCGCCGCGTTTCTTGGGGGGCGATCGTCGCCGCCGCAATCATCGCCGCCCGGCGTGATTCGCGCGCACGCCTGCCGTTGAGGCGCTCAAAGGCAACCGGGTGCTGTGTTCAGGTCGGGCGGCAGGCGCGGTGGGATCTTGAGCGGGGCCTAGACAATCGTGGCGCGCCGGCCGCCCCTACGCGGGCGTCGTTATTTGGGGAGTTTGGCGCGTTCCTCTTCCGTGAGGCCGTCGATCGCCGACCGGGGCGCCGTCTCGCCGCGCACCTGCTGGCTGATCTTCATCGCGCAGAACTTCGGCCCGCACATCGAGCAGAACTCGGCGGTCTTGAAGGCGTCCGGCCCCAGCGTCGCGTCGTGGTACTCGCGCGCCCGGTCCGGGTCGAGCGCCAGCTCGAACTGCTTGTTCCAGTCGAAGGCGTAGCGGGCCCGCGACATCGCGTCGTCGCGGTCGCGCGCGCCGGGATGCCCCTTCGCCACGTCGGCCGCGTGGGCGGCGATCTTGTAGGCGATGATCCCGCGCCGCACGTCCTCGACCTCCGGCAGCCCAAGGTGCTCCTTCGGCGTGACGTAGCAGAGCAGGCTCGCGCCGTACCACGCCGCCATCGCCGCGCCGATCGCCGACGCCACCTCGTCGTACCCCGCGGCGATGTCGGTGACCAGCGGCCCGAGCACGTAGAACGGCGCCTCGCTGCAGAGCCGCTGCTGCCGCTCGACGTTCTCCTGAATGAGGTGCATCGGCACGTGCCCCGGCCCCTCGATCATCACCTGCACGTCCCGCTCCCAGGCGCGCTGGGTCAGCTCGGCCAGCACGTCCAGCTCCGCGTACTGCGCCGCGTCCGAGGCGTCGTGGAGGCTCCCCGGCCGCATCCCGTCGCCCAGCGAGAGCGTGACGTCGTGCTTCGCCGCGACGTCGAGGATCCGGTCGAAGCCGGTGTAGAACGGGTTCTGGCGGTGGTGCGCGACCATCCACGCGGCGAGGATCGAGCCGCCGCGCGAGACGATGCCGGTGAGCCGCTTGCCGGCGAGGTGGACGTGCTCGATCAGCGCGCCGGCGTGGATCGTCATGTAGTCCACGCCCTGCTCGGCCTGCTCCTCGATCACCTCGACCAGCAGGTCCTCGGTGAGGTCCTCGAGCTTCTTCACCCGCGCCAGGGCCTCGTAGATCGGCACGGTGCCGAGGGGGATCGTGCTGTGGTCGAGCAGCGCCCGGCGGATCGCCGGGATCTCGCCGCCCGTCGAGAGGTCCATGAAGAAGTCGGCGCCGTAGCGCTCGATCACGCGCAGCTTCGCCAGCTCGCCGTCGATGTCCGAGACGACGGCGGAGTTGCCGATGTTGGCGTTGATCTTGACGGTCGCGCGCTTCCCCGCCCCGGCCGGATCGAGCCGCCCGGCGATGTGCGCGCGGTTCGCCGGGATCACCATCCGCCCGTGCGCGACTTCGTCCCGCACGAGGTCGGTCGAGATGTTCTCGCGCTCGGCGACGCGCGCCATCTGCGGGGTCGTTTCTCCGCGGCGCGCCGCGGCCATTTGCGTCTGGGCGGTGTTCATCTTGTTTCTCCGGAGGGGTCGTTTGCGACCGTAAACCAGCGCCGCGGGGATGTCAAAGCAGGCGCTATACTCGCCCGCCCGCGCCGCTCCGCGCGCGCCGTTGGAGACGACTTCCGTGAACGACCGCACGCCGGAGGGGCGCGCCGAGCGCGTCGCCCGTTCGTTCGATTGGCTCGCCCGCTACGCCCCGCTGCTCGACGACGCCGCCGCCTTCCGCGCCGCGCTCGACGAGGCGCCGCCGGTGGACCTGTTCTGTCCTCCGGCGCGCCGCGGCGCCGACGCCGTCGCCGCCGGCCTCGAGGAGCGCGGCCTGCGCGTCCGCCGCTTCCCGTTCGCCCCGCATCATCTGCGGGTCGAGGGGGCGACCGGCGCCGGCACGTTCCCCGAGACGCTCTTCGGCTTCGCCTATCCGCAGGGCGTCTCGAGCGCGCTCGGCCCGCAGGCGCTCGCCCCGCGCGCCGGCGAGACGGTCCTCGATGTCTGCGCCGCGCCGGGCGGCAAGACGGCGCTGCTCGACGCGCTCGCCGGCGGCGGCGCGGCGATGATCGCCGGCGAGGGCTCGGGCGGCCGCACGGGGATGCTCGTGCAGACGCTCGCCCGCTGCGGCGCCGCCTCGACGGTCGTCGTGCATCAGGACGGCCAGGCGTTCCCGCTGGCGACGCTCTTCGACGTGATCCTGCTCGACGCGCCGTGCACCGGCGAGGGGACGTTCCGCGTGCCGTCGCCGCGCTACGAGCTGCGCGGCGCGGACGGCGTCGCGCAGGTCCCGCCGCTGCAGGGGCGCCTGCTGACCCGCGCGCTCAACTTGCTCGCCCCCGGCGGGCGTCTGGTCTACAGCACCTGCGCCTACGCGCCGGAAGAGAACGAGGCGGTGCTGACCGCCGCGCTCGCCGCGCGCGACGACGTGGAGATCGTCCCTCTTCCCGAGACGACGCCGGGGCTGCCGGGCGTGACGTCGTGGAACGGCGCCGCGTTCCGCCCGACCGTCGAGCGCGCGCGGCGGATCTTCCCGCACCACTTCGGCTCGTGGGGTTTCTTCGTCGCCCTGCTGCGCAAGGATCCGAACTCGACCCGCGTCGCGCGGCCGCGCCGCGCGCCGAACCGCGTCCCCGAGCCGCCGCGCGACGACCCGCAGGCCCGCGCGATCGCCGTCGAGCACCTGCGCGAGACGCTCGGCGTCGCGGAGGCGGACCTCGAGGGGGCGATGGTCCTCGGCCGGGGGCGGGACTTCTTCGCGCTCAACCGCGGCGCGGAGCGGTTCGACCTCGGGAAGCTCAAGGTTGTCGCGCCGGGGATGCGCCTGATCCACCGCGCCGGCCGCGGCCTGCAGGCGACGAACGCCGCGCTGCGCTGGCTCGGGCCGCGGATCACGAAGAACGTGGTGGACCTCGACCTCGCGCTGGCCGCCGAGGCGCTGGAGACGAACGAGCTCGCGGTCTCGGCGCCCGACGCGCCGCTCGTCGCGCTGCGCGTGGACGGCGTCGTCGCGGCGAAGGGACACGTCAACGGCGGCCGCCTCGGCCTCGAGATTCCGCGCGGCTGGCGCTGAGCGCGGCCCGCGCGGTTCGCCGCGCTCCGCGCCGCGTCGAGCGGCCTTGGCGCCTCGATGAACGGCGCCGAACGGCCCGCGGACGGCGCCGCGGCGGACGGCGGCGCCCCGGCCGCGGCGCATAATCGGCCGGTTCCCCTGATGGGAGTCCGCCGATGCGTCGCATCCTGCCTGCGTCCTGCCTCGCCGTCCTGATCGCCGCGTCTTCCTTCGCCCTCGCCGCCGGCCACGAGCCCCCGGCGCCGCCCGAGACCCCCGCGCCCCCCGCGCCGCTGCGCGCGGCCGCGGCGAAGATCATCGGCGCCGCGCGGAGCGGCGACCACGCCTGGCGCACGCTGGCGCGGCTCTGCGACGAGGTGGGCCCGCGCCTCTCCGGCACGCCGGCCTATCCGAAGGCGGCCGAGTGGGCCGCGGCGCGGATGCGCGAGCTCGGCCTCGCCGACGTGCGGCTCGAGCCGGTGACCGCGACGCAGTGGGTCCGCGGGACGGAGACGCTGTCGATCGTCGCGCCGGGGCCGGAGCGGCGGCTCGCCGTCGTCGGGCTCGGCCGCTCGGTCGGGACGCCGGCCGCGGGGATCACAGCGCCGGCGCTCGTCGTGCGCGACTTCGAGGAGTTCGAGCGCCGCAAGGACGAGGCGCGCGGCAAGATCGTCGTCTTCAAC
This is a stretch of genomic DNA from bacterium. It encodes these proteins:
- the thiC gene encoding phosphomethylpyrimidine synthase ThiC; its protein translation is MVYGRKRPLRRNKMNTAQTQMAAARRGETTPQMARVAERENISTDLVRDEVAHGRMVIPANRAHIAGRLDPAGAGKRATVKINANIGNSAVVSDIDGELAKLRVIERYGADFFMDLSTGGEIPAIRRALLDHSTIPLGTVPIYEALARVKKLEDLTEDLLVEVIEEQAEQGVDYMTIHAGALIEHVHLAGKRLTGIVSRGGSILAAWMVAHHRQNPFYTGFDRILDVAAKHDVTLSLGDGMRPGSLHDASDAAQYAELDVLAELTQRAWERDVQVMIEGPGHVPMHLIQENVERQQRLCSEAPFYVLGPLVTDIAAGYDEVASAIGAAMAAWYGASLLCYVTPKEHLGLPEVEDVRRGIIAYKIAAHAADVAKGHPGARDRDDAMSRARYAFDWNKQFELALDPDRAREYHDATLGPDAFKTAEFCSMCGPKFCAMKISQQVRGETAPRSAIDGLTEEERAKLPK
- a CDS encoding RsmB/NOP family class I SAM-dependent RNA methyltransferase, producing MNDRTPEGRAERVARSFDWLARYAPLLDDAAAFRAALDEAPPVDLFCPPARRGADAVAAGLEERGLRVRRFPFAPHHLRVEGATGAGTFPETLFGFAYPQGVSSALGPQALAPRAGETVLDVCAAPGGKTALLDALAGGGAAMIAGEGSGGRTGMLVQTLARCGAASTVVVHQDGQAFPLATLFDVILLDAPCTGEGTFRVPSPRYELRGADGVAQVPPLQGRLLTRALNLLAPGGRLVYSTCAYAPEENEAVLTAALAARDDVEIVPLPETTPGLPGVTSWNGAAFRPTVERARRIFPHHFGSWGFFVALLRKDPNSTRVARPRRAPNRVPEPPRDDPQARAIAVEHLRETLGVAEADLEGAMVLGRGRDFFALNRGAERFDLGKLKVVAPGMRLIHRAGRGLQATNAALRWLGPRITKNVVDLDLALAAEALETNELAVSAPDAPLVALRVDGVVAAKGHVNGGRLGLEIPRGWR